GTTTTTTTCCTACAATAACCTCATCGTTTAATTTGCAGTTTTCTAAGGTTAATAGGGCAGTCATTATTTTTGTAGTGGATGCGGGTGCATAAGGGGTATCTATATTTTTTGAGTATAGTATTCTACCTGAATTTGCATCTAAAATAATAGCTCCATCTGCAGAGACGGAGGGTGGTTTTGGAGTAGCAGCTTGAGCATAATTGCAAAATATTATACAAAACGAAACTAGTGAAATTATAAACTTTTTCATTTTTGCCTCCTTAAAATGTTTTATATTTTTTAGTATATCAAAAAAAGTGATATTAATCGATACTAAAATATAAAATAATGGTAATAATTTAAAATAAACACTTATAAATTCTCAAAAATATAACATAATTAAATAGCAAAAATGTGTAATATGGTATGATTATGAGATTTATTCTCCATGATTTGCATAAGAGTTGGAAATAATAAATTTAATATAAATGATTAACCCACAAAAAGGTACAGTACGATGGAATTATGAAATTTCTCCTCCATGCCTTTCATAAGAGCTAGGAACAATAAATTTAATTTAAGAAATTCTAATCTTTTAGCCATATAAAATTATCTAACGCTCACATTCAGCGTCCTGCCTCAGGTTCGCTAGCTTGGCGTCCTTGCCAGGCTTACGATAATTTTATCTGTCTAAAAGAAGAATTTCTAAAATTAAATTTAAACAGTTCCTTCGCTTCTTATGAAAGTCATTCCAAAGAAATTTCATAATTCATGTAATGTAATGATTTTTGTGGGATAATCATATAAATAGTTTCTTTGTTTCTTATGCAAGTTATTCTAGAAAAATTTCATAATTCAAGTAATGTAATACTCTTGTTGAATAATCATATCATAATTTTTTTATTTATAATAAACATTGTAAAAGGGGAGAATAATTTGAGAAATAGGGAAAAGTATATAGGTTCTTTAGTAATATTAGCTATATCAATAATATTTTTAATTGTAGGGTATAATATATCAAAGCCACAACAAAAGAAAGTTAATTCAGAGGATATGTTTGTAGAAAGTAATACCGTTAAGAAAAGCAGCTTTAAAACAGAATCATCTAGTTCAAATATAGTAGTAGACATAAAAGGTGCTGTGAAAAAGCCTGGAGTGTATACTTTAAATAAAGAAAGTAGAATCAATGAACTTATTAAAATGGCAGGAGGCTTTAATAAAAATGCTGATTTAAATAGAATACATATGTCTAAGAAATTAAAAGATGAGGATTTAATTTACGTATACAGTTTAGGAGAAGAGGAAAAACAGTTTATGAATTCTAATGGAAATAATAGTAGAGTAAATAATGATGTAAGTGTACAAAATAACCAAAGTTTGCAAGATGAAAATGAAAAAGTGAATTTAAATACTGCATCTGAAGAAGAATTAAAAACTCTTCCAGGTGTTGGTGATGTTACTGCTAAAAAGATAATAGATTTTAGAGAAAAAAATGGAGGGTTTTCTTCAATTGAAGATTTAATGAAAATAGATCGAATAGGGGAAAAAACCTTTAATAAATTGAGGGATAAGGTGGACATATAAGATTTAATATTATAAAATTACTGTATATAATAGGAGGTGTTCATTATGAACAACAAAAGACTAACACAATTAGCTAAAACCTCTGGATGAGCTGCTAAAATAGGGCCGGAGACCCTTTCAAAAATTTTAGATAAGTTACCTAAAATGAGTGATAATAATTTAATAGTAGGCATAGAAACTTCTGATGATGCGGCTGTATATAAATTAAGTGATGATACTGCTATAATACAAACATTGGATTTTTTTACACCAGTGGTAGATGATCCGTATACTTTTGGACAAATAGCTGCAACAAATTCTTTAAGTGACGTTTATGCTATGGGAGGTCAGCCTAAAGTGGCACTTAACATAGTTTGTTTTCCTAATTGTTTACCTATTGATATTTTAGGAGAAATATTAAAAGGTGGTGCTGATAAGGTACTAGAGGCAGGAGCTGTAGTAGTAGGGGGACATTCTGTAGAGGATGAAGAGCCTAAGTATGGATTGTCAGTTACAGGAGTGGTGCATCCAGATAAAGTATTAAAAAACTGTGGATGTAAAGAAGGAGAGGTACTTATATTAACAAAGCCTCTAGGAGTAGGTATAATAAATACCGCTATTAAAGCTGAGTTAGCATCTAAGGAAGCCTATGATAAAGCAGTCAGAAATATGACAACTTTAAATAAGTATGCAGGAGAAATAGTAGTTAAATATCCTATAAGTGCTTGTACAGATATAACAGGTTTTGGGATCATGGGACATGCTTATGAAATGGCTAGTGGTTCAGAAAATGTAACCATTAGATTATTTAAAGAAAGTGTACCTTATATTGAGGAAGCTAAAGAATATGCACAGATGGGATTGGTTCCAGCAGGGGCTTATAATAATAGAGGATACTTAGATGGTAAATACCAATTAGAAGGTTTAGAAGAATGGCTTGAAGATATGCTTTTTGATCCTCAGACTTCAGGCGGACTTTTAGTTTCCATTTCAAAACATAAGGCCAATGAAATGTTAGAGGAATTAAATAAATTAGAAATTAAATCCTCTATAATAGGAGAAGTTATTCCTTTTACAGGAAAGTATATTTTAGTAGATTAGTTTGCTAATGTCTATAATTTTAGAGAAAGGTATGGGAATATGAACAGAGAATTGCTAAGAAATTTACCAAAGATTGATGAACTGTTAAAAGAAGAAATTGTAGAAAAAGAATTGGGAAGCACCATTAGAACTTTAGTTATAGATGCACTTAGAGAGACCATTGATTATTATAGAAATTTAATACTTAAAGGTAAAATTAATAATTTTTCAAAGGAAGACATTTTGAAAACCTTTAGACAATTAATGGATAAGAAAAAATCATCAAGATTAAGAAAAGTTATTAATGCTACAGGTACAGTTATACATACGAATCTTGGAAGATCTTTATTAAGTCATAGTGCAGTAGAAGCTGTTATTAATATATCACAAAATTACAATAATTTAGAATATGATGTGGAAAAGGGAAAAAGAGGGTTAAGATACAGTCATATAGAGGATTTAATAACTAAAATAACTGGTGCAGAGGCTGCAATGGTGGTTAACAACAATGCATCAGCGGTGATGCTTGTATTAAATACCCTATGTAATGAAAAAGAAGCTATAGTATCTCGCGGGCAGTTAGTGGAGATAGGAGGTTCTTTTAGGGTACCAGAAGTTATGAAATTCAGTGGAGCAACTTTAGTGGAAGTTGGAACTACCAATAGAACTCATCTTTATGATTATGAAAATAATATAAATGAAAATACAGGAGTTTTATTAAAAGTACATACTTCTAATTTTAAAATAATGGGATTTACGGAAGAGGTATCTTTAGAGGAACTAGTTAATTTAGGTGAAAAATATAGTGTACCTACCTATGAGGATATAGGAAGTGGAGTTTTAATTGATTATACTAAATATGGTTTGAGCTATGAACCAACAGTCCAAGAAAGCATAAAAAGAGGAATTGATGTAGTTTCCTTTAGTGGAGATAAAATGCTAGGAGGACCTCAGGCAGGAATAATTGTAGGTAAAAAAGAATATATAGACAAAATGAAGAGAAATCAGCTTACTAGGGCTTTAAGAATAGATAAGATGACTTTAGCTGCTCTAGAAGCAACTTTAAGACTTTATTTAGATGAAAATGAGGCTATAGATAAAATACCTACTTTAAATATGCTTTTATCATCTAAAGAAATAGTAAAAAAGAAAGCGGAAAGTCTAAAAAGAAAATTAAGGAATAAGGTTAAAGAATTTAAATTTATATTAGATAGTGATTATTCTATGGTAGGCGGAGGTTCCATGCCTGTAGAAAGAATAGAAACCTATGTAATAAAAGTTTCTAGTGAAGTATTTACTCCAGAACAAATAGAACATAAACTTAGAATGAATAAGATTCCAATAGTAGTGAGAGTTTACAATAATGAAGTTATAATGGACTTAAGAACCATATTCCCAAGAGATTTTGATAGCGTAGTAGAGGCTTTTTTAAATATGAAGTAACATATTACTCAACTTTCGAACATAAATTTTAAGCTTCACATTGCAAATTGACTGAATAAGAAGATACAAATATAGTTTTAAAATAGGAGTGATGAAATGAAGCACCTAATAATAGGAACTGCAGGACATATAGATCACGGTAAAACAACTCTAATAAAAGCTTTGACAGGAAGAGAAACGGATACATTAAAGGAGGAACAGGAGAGGGGAATATCCATAAATATCGCATTTACCTTCTTTGATTTACCTTCTGGAAGAAGAGCAGGAATTATAGATGTACCAGGGCATGAGAGATTTATAAAGAACATGTTAGCGGGTATAAGCAGTATAGATATAGTAGTTTTGGTAATTGCAGCAGATGAAGGAATTATGCCTCAAACTAGAGAACATCTTGAAATACTCCAACTTTTAAATGTAAAAAAGGGAATAGTGGCTCTTACCAAAAGTGACTTAGTAGATGCGGAATGGATAGAGCTTGTTACAGAAGACATCAAGAAAGAGTTTAAAGGTACTTTCTTGGAAAATGCACCTATTTATCCTGTTTCTTCAAAAACAAAAGATGGTTTTAATAATCTTATAGAAGAAATAGATAATGCCACAGAAGAAGTAGAAGCTAAGGATACAGAGGGACATTTTAGACTTCCAGTGGATAGAGTATTTTCTGTAAGTGGTTTTGGAACAGTAGTTACTGGAACAATCATAAGTGGAAAAGTTAAAGTCGGTGAAGAGGTAGAAATATATCCATCTAAGATAAAAACAAGAATAAGAGGACTTCAAGTACACGAAAAGCCTGTAGATGAAGCGGATGCAGGACAAAGATGTGCTATAAATCTGGCAAATGTAAAAGTCAATGAAATAGAGAGGGGAAATGTAATTTCAAAGGAAAATGTCATGGAACCTTCTTATATGATAGATACTAAATTTTATTATTTGAAGAGTGCAGATAGACCACTGGAAAATAGACAAAGGGTTAGATTATATCATGGAACGGAAGAAATTTTATGTAGAGTTGTAATTTTAGATAAGGAAGAAGTTAATCCAGGAGAAGAAGCTTATGTACAGCTTAGATTAGAAAAACCACTATGTGCTCAAAGAAATGATAGATTTGTAATAAGAAGCTATTCTCCTATGCATACCATAGGTGGAGGAAGCATAATAGAACCAGTAGCTATAAAAGCTAAGAGATTTGATGAAAAATATATATCGGAGTTAAAGTTAAAAGAAAGTGGTGAGGTAGGAGGAATATTAGAGACAACTATTAAAAAGTTAAGTTCTAATTTCCCAAATTTTAAAGCGGTTGTAAAGGCATTAGGGAAAAATGAAAAAAGTTTACAGGAAGAAATAGATGCCTTAGTTGAACAAAATAAGGTGGTAAAATTAATTGCACTAGGTGACCCCTTATATGTGCATAAAGAATTTCTACAGAGAAGTATAGATAGGCTTGAAGAAATTTTAGAAGAATACCATTCAAAATATCCTTTAAGACCGGGATTGTCAAAAGAGGAGATAAAAGAAAAGATTTTTGGTAAGGGGTTAAAACAAAAAATATATGATGAGCTACTAGAAATGGTAGTAAAAAATGAAATTATAGATGTAAATGGTAAGTTTATATGTGCTCATGGTTTCCAAATAAAATTTAATGAATTACAAGAAAAATTAAAGAATAAAATATTAAAGGAATACCAAAAGGGAAAATATACTCCACCTAAGTTTAAAGAACTACTGGAAAAAGAAAAAGAAAAAGAGGAGTTTAAAACTGTGTTTGAAGCACTTATACTAAGTGGAGATTTAGTTAAAGCTGATGAGGATTGTATTTTTTCTAAAAGTAATTATGAAGAAGCTAAAAATAAAATAATAGTTTACATGAAAGAAAAGGGAAGTATAACTCCAGGAGAAGCTAGAGAAATTTTAGACACTAGTAGAAAATATGTGGTGGCTCTTCTTGAACGTTTTGATGGTGAAAAGCTTACTAGAAGAGTAGAGAATAAAAGAGTCCTATATAAGGTATAGTAAGCATATGCCACATAGTACATTGAAGAAAAATCTGATTTTAATTCTGTAATAAATGTGTAATTTGGGACTGTTTACAGTACGCTATGAGCTTTGATACTCAAAGTTCTTAGCGTATTTGTTAAACAGGTATAAAAAAATAGTTGAAAAAACGTTTACCCTGTGATATAATAAAACTCGTGATTTGACGAAAAAAGTATATATATGGGGGTAGATAGGTGCTGGTGTGCCTGCCGGTCTTCAAAACCGTGTTGCCGGGGTAGGACCTCGACGGGTGAGTTCGATTCTCACATACTCCCGCCAATAAAGTTAAATAACCTGCAAACAAGTAGAAAAAGTGGTTACGATGTTTGTAGGTTTTGATATTTTTTGAAAGATTATTTATAATTGGTTCAATAGGTGTGCAGTAAATTTATTTAGGAGGTGAAAAAAATTTTATTTCATACACTAGCTAAAATAGCCAAGGAATTAAACAAGGAAAAGATTTTATGGGCAGTAGGGGCATCTTTAGTGTTAAATAATTATGGATTAATAGATAACCCTAATGATATAGACATATTAGTAGACATAAAAGATATAGAAAAAATAGATAAGATTTTACAAACGTTAGGTATAAAAAAATCAAGGGAAAAAACAGATACATATTCAACGAAATATTTTTATGAATATGTTATAGATGGTGTAGATATAGACGTCATAGGTGGATTTATTATTAAACACGGTAATGGGCAGTATGAATATTGTTTTGATAATGAGTCTATAACTGTAATAAAAAATATTGATGAAGTAGATATTCCTCTAACTTCCTTAGAAGATTGGTATATTATATATCAATTAATTCCGGGAAGGGAATATAAAGTAAATATTATAGAGAAGTATTTATTGAAAAATGGGCTTAATAATATTAATTTACTAAATAGTGCACTAGATAAAAATTTGACAGAAGAAGTGAGAATTAGAACTAAAAAATTATTGTGTGATGTTAGAAAGTAATGGCTATGAACTTTAATTGTTCATAGCCATTAGGGTTTAAGCTAGTTCATTATATTTAAGATTTTCTAAAATAATAAAGTCTAAAGTTTTCCACAGAAAAATTTATTAAATCTTTATTATACAGATAAGCTAAAAAGGCAGATACTGTAGAATAAGTTATATGATAAGCCTTAAAGTCTATTTGTAAATCTTTTAGTATGCATAAATTTTCTACTAAATCCTCTTTGGTTAGAGGCTGATCTAATAATTCTAAAAATAAATTTATGTAATCTTCTAGGTTTTTTATATTTCTATGGATTAAATTTAATAATTCTTCTCTAGTTAGAATTTTTTGGCTGTGACTAGGAAGAAAGAAGTCAGCTTCTATAGTTTTTAAAAAGTTTAAGGTATTTAAACTTTCTTCTATACTATTTAAATATGGAAGAGAGTATTTGTCTAA
The DNA window shown above is from Haloimpatiens massiliensis and carries:
- the selB gene encoding selenocysteine-specific translation elongation factor produces the protein MKHLIIGTAGHIDHGKTTLIKALTGRETDTLKEEQERGISINIAFTFFDLPSGRRAGIIDVPGHERFIKNMLAGISSIDIVVLVIAADEGIMPQTREHLEILQLLNVKKGIVALTKSDLVDAEWIELVTEDIKKEFKGTFLENAPIYPVSSKTKDGFNNLIEEIDNATEEVEAKDTEGHFRLPVDRVFSVSGFGTVVTGTIISGKVKVGEEVEIYPSKIKTRIRGLQVHEKPVDEADAGQRCAINLANVKVNEIERGNVISKENVMEPSYMIDTKFYYLKSADRPLENRQRVRLYHGTEEILCRVVILDKEEVNPGEEAYVQLRLEKPLCAQRNDRFVIRSYSPMHTIGGGSIIEPVAIKAKRFDEKYISELKLKESGEVGGILETTIKKLSSNFPNFKAVVKALGKNEKSLQEEIDALVEQNKVVKLIALGDPLYVHKEFLQRSIDRLEEILEEYHSKYPLRPGLSKEEIKEKIFGKGLKQKIYDELLEMVVKNEIIDVNGKFICAHGFQIKFNELQEKLKNKILKEYQKGKYTPPKFKELLEKEKEKEEFKTVFEALILSGDLVKADEDCIFSKSNYEEAKNKIIVYMKEKGSITPGEAREILDTSRKYVVALLERFDGEKLTRRVENKRVLYKV
- the selD gene encoding selenide, water dikinase SelD, coding for MNNKRLTQLAKTSGUAAKIGPETLSKILDKLPKMSDNNLIVGIETSDDAAVYKLSDDTAIIQTLDFFTPVVDDPYTFGQIAATNSLSDVYAMGGQPKVALNIVCFPNCLPIDILGEILKGGADKVLEAGAVVVGGHSVEDEEPKYGLSVTGVVHPDKVLKNCGCKEGEVLILTKPLGVGIINTAIKAELASKEAYDKAVRNMTTLNKYAGEIVVKYPISACTDITGFGIMGHAYEMASGSENVTIRLFKESVPYIEEAKEYAQMGLVPAGAYNNRGYLDGKYQLEGLEEWLEDMLFDPQTSGGLLVSISKHKANEMLEELNKLEIKSSIIGEVIPFTGKYILVD
- a CDS encoding ComEA family DNA-binding protein — its product is MRNREKYIGSLVILAISIIFLIVGYNISKPQQKKVNSEDMFVESNTVKKSSFKTESSSSNIVVDIKGAVKKPGVYTLNKESRINELIKMAGGFNKNADLNRIHMSKKLKDEDLIYVYSLGEEEKQFMNSNGNNSRVNNDVSVQNNQSLQDENEKVNLNTASEEELKTLPGVGDVTAKKIIDFREKNGGFSSIEDLMKIDRIGEKTFNKLRDKVDI
- the selA gene encoding L-seryl-tRNA(Sec) selenium transferase gives rise to the protein MNRELLRNLPKIDELLKEEIVEKELGSTIRTLVIDALRETIDYYRNLILKGKINNFSKEDILKTFRQLMDKKKSSRLRKVINATGTVIHTNLGRSLLSHSAVEAVINISQNYNNLEYDVEKGKRGLRYSHIEDLITKITGAEAAMVVNNNASAVMLVLNTLCNEKEAIVSRGQLVEIGGSFRVPEVMKFSGATLVEVGTTNRTHLYDYENNINENTGVLLKVHTSNFKIMGFTEEVSLEELVNLGEKYSVPTYEDIGSGVLIDYTKYGLSYEPTVQESIKRGIDVVSFSGDKMLGGPQAGIIVGKKEYIDKMKRNQLTRALRIDKMTLAALEATLRLYLDENEAIDKIPTLNMLLSSKEIVKKKAESLKRKLRNKVKEFKFILDSDYSMVGGGSMPVERIETYVIKVSSEVFTPEQIEHKLRMNKIPIVVRVYNNEVIMDLRTIFPRDFDSVVEAFLNMK
- a CDS encoding nucleotidyltransferase domain-containing protein, with amino-acid sequence MKKILFHTLAKIAKELNKEKILWAVGASLVLNNYGLIDNPNDIDILVDIKDIEKIDKILQTLGIKKSREKTDTYSTKYFYEYVIDGVDIDVIGGFIIKHGNGQYEYCFDNESITVIKNIDEVDIPLTSLEDWYIIYQLIPGREYKVNIIEKYLLKNGLNNINLLNSALDKNLTEEVRIRTKKLLCDVRK